The Meiothermus ruber DSM 1279 genome includes the window TGCTGCCGGCGCCCGGCCACACCCTGGGGATGCAGGTGGTGGAGCTGGCCTCGGAAGGGCAGCGGCTGGCCTACACCGGCGACCTGGTGGCCCTGCGGGTGCAGACGCCGCTCCTCTACATCCCGGCCTTCGACCTCTACCCCATGACCACCCTCGAGACCCGCAAAAAGCTTTACGCGCGCTGGCTCGAGGACGACTACCTGCTCTGCTTCACCCACGAGCCGGGGCCGCCTATGGGCCGGCTGGTGCGGGGTGAGAAGGGTTATCAGGCCGAGGCTGTGGAATTCTGAACCGCGGGCTTGCGCTCCACCAGGGTCAGGATGTCGTAGAGGGCCACGGTCTTGCCCTCCTGGTTGAAGATCTCCACCGCCCAGGTCACCACCCCGGTGGGCCGCTCGCCGGGCTTGGGGTCTTTGGCGCTTTTCGACTTGACCGTGAGGCGGGCCTGGATGGTATCGCCGATGCCCACCGGCTCGATAAACCGCAGGTGCTCGAGGCCGTAGTTAGCCAGCACCGGCCCCGGCGCCGGGCTCACAAACAAACCCGCCGCCGCCGAGATCAGGAAGTAGCCGTGAGCCACCCGCTTCCCGAAGATGGAGTCTCTGGCCCCAATCTCGTCCACGTGGGCGTAGAAGTAGTCGCCGGTGAGGTTGGCGAAGTTCACGATATCGGCTTCGGTCACGGTGCGGCGGTGGGTCAGGAGGCTTTCGCCAATCTCCAGGTCTTCAAAGTACTTGCGGAAGGGGTGCACCACATCCTCGCGCACCTTGGCCCCGCGCACATACTCGTTGCTCAGGGCCACCAGGGTGGTGGGGTCGGCCTGCACCGCGCAGCGCTGGAGGTAGTGCTTGATGCCGCGCACCCCGCCCAGCTCCTCGCCGGCCCCGGCCCGGCCCGGCCCGCCGTGCACCAGCAGCGGCAGGGGAGAGCCGTGGCCGGTGGACTCCTGGGCGTTCTCGCGGTTGAGGATGAGCATGCGCCCGTGGTGGGTGGCGCAGCCGAAGAAGAGGGTGCGGGCCTCCTGCCGGTTGTAGGTCACGATGCTTCCCACCAGACTGCCTTTGCCCCGCCGGGCCAGGGCGATGGCCTCGTCCAGGCTCCCGTAGGGCATCAGGGTGGCTACCGGGCCGAAGGGCTCGAGGTCGTGCGCCCCGCTCTCCCAGGGCTTGGGGCTGTAGAGCAGGGTGGGGGGCATAAAGCCGCCTTTTTCCCAGTCGCCGCCCAGAAGCTCGGACGAACCCTGGAAGGCCACCTCGCAGCCCTGGGCCTTGAGCTGCTCGAGCACGCCCTGCACGTCCCGGCGCTGGGCCGCCCCTACCAGCGGGCCCATCCGCACCTCAGGGCGGCGGGGGTCGCCCAGGGTCACCTGGGAAAGCGCCTGCTTGAGGGCCTCCAGCACGGCCTCCAGTTTGTCTTTGGGGACGATCACCCGGCGGATGGCGGTGCACTTTTGCCCGGCCTTGACGGTCATCTCCCGCGCCACTTCCTTCACGAAAAGCTCGAACTCGAGGTCGCCCGGCTCCACGCTCTGGCCCAGGATGGCGCAGTTCAGGCTGTCGGCCTCCATGTTGAAAGGCACCGCGTGGGCCACCAGGTTGGGGTGCACCTTTAGCTTGCGTCCGGTGGCAGCCGAGCCGGTGAAGGTGACGCTGTCTTGCTCGTTCAGGTGCTCGAACAGGTCACCGATGCCGCCGCAGATGAGCTGGATGGCCCCCTCCGGCAGAATCCCCGACTCGATCATGGCCCGGAAGACCGCCTCGGTCAGGTAGGCGGTCTGGGTGGCCGGCTTGACGATGGCCGGAACCCCGGCGATAAGCCCCGGGGCCAGCTTCTCCAGCATCCCCCAGACCGGGAAGTTATATGCGTTGATGTGCACCGCCACGCCCTCCCTGGGCACCAGGATGTGCCGCCCCAGAAAAGTGCCCTGCTTGGAGAGCGTCAGAGGGTCGTCCTCGACCAGGAAGCGCTCGTTGGGTAGCTCGCGCCGGGCCAGCGAGGAGTAGCTGAAAAAGGTGCCAAGGCCCCCGTCAATGTCGAACCAGCCATCGTACTGGGTAGCCCCAGTCTTGTAGGAAAGCGCGTAGAACTGCTCCTTGCGGGCCTGCAGATACTGGGCCAGGGCCCGCAGCATGGCGGCTCGTTCATGAAAGGTGTACTTGCGCAGGTTGGGGCCGCCCACCTCGCGGGCGTAGCGCACCATCGCTCCGAAATCCAGCCCCTGGCTGCTTACCAGGGCCACCGGCTCGCCATACACCGCATCGGTAACCAGGGTGCCGTCGTCCGCGCCCTGTTGCCAGGCTCCGACCGCGTAACTGTGGAGTTTCATGTCTGTTATTCTAACAAACGCTTGTTCGCAAAAAGCGGTGGGGGCAGTATGGTTGCTTTCCAAAGCCGTCCTGAAGGCTTGGAGAAGGGAAACTATCCTTGAGGTGATGTCATGGCAGGTGGCCGAAAAAAGCTGTTAGTGTTCCAGCACCCTACGCACCGCCTCCAGAACCCGCCTGGCGTCCGGGCGGTAGAAGTTTTCCACCGCGCTGAACGGGGGGTAGGGGGCGTCCCAGCCGGCCACCCGCAGGATGGGGGCTTGCAGGTAGTCCAGGGCCTCCTCGGCGATGCGGGCGGCGATTTCCGCGCCAAAGCCCCCCGTGCGCATGGCCTCGTAGACCACCACCGCGCGCCCGGTTTTCTGCACCGAGGCCAGGATGGTGGGGGTGTCCAGGGGTATTAGGGTCTCGAGGTCCACCACCTCCAGCTCCACCCCCTCCCGCGCGGCCACCTCGGCGGCCTTGAGGCAGACCTCCACCATCCCGCCGTAGCAGAACAGGCTGGCGGCGTTGCCCTCCCGCACCACCCGGGCTTGGCCCAGGGGTAGGGTGTAGTAGCCTTCCGGCACCTCGGCCTTCACGCCCCGGTAGAGCTTGATGGCCTCCAGGAAAAACACCGGGTCGGGATCTTCGATGGCCGCCAGCAGCAGTCCCTTGGCCCGCTCGGGCGAGGAGGGGATCACCATCTTGACCCCCGGCACGTGGGCCAGGATGGCCTCGGGGCTGTCGGCGTGCTGCTCAGGGGTTTTGACCCCGCCGCCGTAAGGGGCGCGGATGACCATGGGGATGGTAAAGCGGCCCCGGGTGCGGTGGCGCATCCGGCCCAGGTGCGAAAGAATCTGGTCGAGGGCGGGGTATAAGAACCCGGCGAACTGTATCTCGGCCACCGGGCGCAGCCCGGCCATGGCCAGCCCAATCCCGAAACCCACAATTCCGCTCTCGGCCAGGGGCGTATCGAAGACCCGCTTTTCGCCGTACTTTTGCGCGAGCCCGTCCGAGGCCCGGAACACCCCGCCCATGGTGCCCACGTCCTCGCCAAAGAGCACCACCCGTTCGTCTTTGGCCAGGGCCAGATCCAGGGCCTCGTTGATGGCCTGCACGTTGTTCAGGACTCGAGTACCACGCTCTGCAATCATGCTTCCCCCCGCAGATACTTCCAGGCCGCTTGCTGGTCGGGCTGCATCTTCTGGTAAACCTGCTCCACAATTTCCCACGGTTTGGGTTCCGGGGCCCGGTCGGCCTCCTCGACGGCGGCTAAAAACTCGGCCTCGAGCGCCTCGGTTAGCGCTTCTTCCTGCGCCTCGCTCCACAACCCCAGGTGCAACAGGCAGTTTTTCATGCGCAGAATGGGGTCGCGCTTGAGCCAGCGCTCGGTTTCCTCCTCGCTGCGGTAGCGGCTGGGGTCGTCGGAGGAGGTGTGGGGGGCCACCCGGTAGGTCAGGGCCTCGATCAGGGTGGGGCCACCACCGGCCCGGGCCCGGTTCACGGCTTCTCTGGCCACGCTCCAGACCGCGACCAGGTCGTTGCCGTCCACCGTCACCCCTGGAATTCCGTAGCCCTGGGCTTTCTGGGCGATGCGCTGCACCTTCGTCTGCTTGTAGGTGGGCACGCTGATGGCCCAGCCGTTGTTCTGCACCACCACCACCAGGGGGGCCTCAAAGACCGCGGCGAAGTTCAGACCTTCGTGAAAGTCGCCCTCGGAGGTGCCGCCGTCGCCAATGAATACCGCCACCACGGCGTCCTTGCCCATAAGCCGCTGGGCATGGGCCACCCCGGCGGCCTGAGGGATCTGGGTGGCGATGGGGATGTAAAACTGCACCATGTTGACGTTGGGCGGTGCACCCCAGCCAGCCGGGTCGGCCCGCCAGCTCAGGATGAGCTTGCTGATGGGCATGCCAAAGGTGAGAGCCGCCGCACTCTCGCGGTAGCTGGGCAGCAGCCAGTCGTAATCGGGGCGCAGGCAGAGGGCCACCCCCACCTGGGCGGCCTCCTGACCGCGAAAGGGCGGGTAGACCCCCAGCCGCCCCTGCCGTTGCAAGACCAGAACGCGCTCGTCAAAGTGGCGGGCCCGGCGCAAAGCCCGGTAGCCCTGGAGGAGCTCTTCGGGGCTGAGGGGTAAGTCCCGTAGGGGTCGGCCTTGATCATCGAGGTACTGAATTGTGTCCACGTTGATTAGTTTAGCCCATGATGGCCGCTGGGAAGTCCATGCCGGTGTGTATAGCAGATAGATTTCACAAGCAAAATATAGTGAAAAAATACACAAAAGCGGTCAGCGCTGATGCAGGGGCTGGCCCCTTTATCCCAGCCTAAGGGGTGACCTGCTTCAGGTAATGCCCCAGGCGCTCCAAAGCCTGCTCGATCTCGTCGCTGGTTTTGCAAAAAGCCAGGCGAAAGAGCCCTTGGGGAGCGGGGTTGTGCAGGTAGAAGGCCGAGCCGGGAATAATGGCTACCTTAGCCTCGCGCACCAGGGTCTGGGCCTCGAGCCCCGGCAAAAGCGCGGTGAGGAAGTAGGTTCCGGCAGGGGAGAAGGTTTTGAGCCCCAGCGATCTTAGGCCCTGCTCGAGCAAGTCCTTGCGCCGGCCGTAGCTCTCGCGCAGCGCCTGGTAAAAGCCCTCTTTGCGGGCGATGGGCAGGGCTTCGGCCACCGCGGCCTGGAGGGGGGCGGCCGAGCAGAAGCTGCTCCACTGGCGCATACCCGCGACCTGCGGGGCCAAGCCGGGGGGTGTGACAATCCAGCCGATGCGCCAGCCGGTGGCTTCCAGACGCTTGCCGGCCGAGCCCACCGTGAAGACCCGTTCGGGGGCGAGCTCACGGAACCGCACCGGGGGTTCCCCAAAGTAGAGTTCGTCGTAAACCTCGTCGCTGATAATCCAGAGGTCGTGTCTGCGGGCCAGCTCCACAATGCGCTGGGCCTCGGCGCGGGAAAAGACCGAGCCGGTGGGGTTGTAGGGGTTGGTGAGCAGGATGGCCTGGGTGCGTACCGAAATGGCTCGCTCGAGCGCCGGTAAATCGACCTCCCAGCGCTCGGTAAGCTGCATGGGAACCATTACCGGCTCGGCCCCGGCGATGCGGGCCTGAGGGATGTACACATCGAAATAGGGCTCGAGCATCACCACCTCGTCGTCCGGGCCGTAGAGTGCTTCAGCCAGCGCGTGCAGGGCCTCGGTGCCCCCCGCGGTGATGATCACGTCCTCGGGCGAAACCCCCAGGTCTTCGGCAACGGCCTCGCGCAGGCGCGGTAGGCCGATGGGCGGGGTGTACTGGTCTACGCTGCCGATGGCGCGCCGGGCGGCCTCTAGAAGAAAATCAGGTGGGGGGTTGGAGGGAAAGCCCTGCCCCAGGTTGATAGCCCCGTGCTGCGCGGCCAGGCGGCTCATCTGGGCGAAGATGCTCTCCCTGGAAAGCTGGGTACGGGGGTGAAGATGCGCCATGGGTGATGAAAAGTCTACTGCATGCTGCGCCTAGCGAATGGGCTTGCAGGCTCGGGCCAGTGTCTTGCCGGTGCGCTCGCTCATCAGCAGGGCTTCTTCGGTGGCCCCCGAGCCCTTGACCCACCAGGAGGCCCGCCCATCGGAGTATTTGACCCCCGAGGCGGCCTCGACCTGGAACAGCGGGCCGTAGGTCTGACGGTTGAACACCACCCCCACCCGGTCGAAGCCGTTTTGATAAACCGCCCGAACCTGGAGGCCCCCGGCGCAGCGGTAGGTGCGCTGCACAATATCGGTGGACTGGGCCAGACCGATCAGACCAACAAACCAAACCAGCAAGATCCATGCGCGCATATGCCCTCCATTAGGCCGTGAGCAGCTTTATGTAGTCCTCCAGCTTAAGGCTGGCCCCCCCGACCAGTCCCCCATCAATGTTGGGCTGGGCAAAGAGGGCCGTGGCGTTCTCGGGCTTGACCGAGCCGCCGTAAAGGATGCGCATCTGCCCGGCAAAGTCCGCACCGTAGCGGCCTTCCAGCCAGCCACGAATGGCCTGGTGCATGGCCTCGGCATCCTCGGGGGTGGCGGTTTTGCCGGTGCCAATGGCCCAGACCGGCTCGTAGGCAATCACCAGATGCTGGGGTGAGGCCGGGTTGACCCCTTGCAGGCTCCCCTCGAGCTGCTGCAGGGTGTACTCGACATGGCTTCCGGCCTCGCGCACTTCCAGGGGCTCGCCCACGCACAGGATGGGGGTGATGCCCTGCTCCAATAGACGCCGGGCTTTTTCCGCTACCAGCGCATCCGACTCGGCGTGGTAGCTGCGCCGCTCGGAGTGGCCCACGATGGTGTATTGGCAAGCCAGATCGGCCAGCATTTTTGCTGAAACCTCGCCGGTGTAGGCCCCTTCGGTATGGGCCGAGACATCCTGCGCGCCCCAGTGCACCCCATGGCCCTCGAGGACTTCCGCAGCATAGGGCAGATGGGTAAAAGGTACCAGCAGGGCCGGTTCGGCCTGGGTCTGGGGTAGGTGGGCGGTCAGGTCGCGAAACCACATCCGGGCTTCGGAGGGGGTTTTGTGCATTTTCCAGTTACCGGCTACGAGTCGCTTGCGCATACGTGTCCCAATCATACGGTACGCAAGGCTAAATTTTGTTCTCGACCCCCGGCCCATGGGCTTTACCCCTCAAACCTGACGGAATTACAACCTACCGACAAAAAAACGGTAGACTTTGACTATGATTCAAAGCCACATCAGCCCCAATGAGCGCGAATCGAGTGCTTTCAAGCAAAACAAAGATGCCTGGGTGCGGCTAATTGCCGATTTTCGCACCTCGCTGGAACAGGTGCGGCAGGGTGGGGGCCCCAAGGCGGTGGAGCGCCAGCACGCCAAGGGGCGCCTGACCGCCCGTGAGCGCATCGCACGCCTGATTGACCCGGGAAGCGAGCTCGAGGAAATCCTGGGCTATGCGGGCTGGCAGATGTACGCCGACTGGGGAGGGGCGCCGGGCGGCGGGGTGGTAACCGCCATCGGCAAAATTGCCGGTCGGGACTGGATGATCATCGCCAACGACGCCACCGTAAAGGCCGGGGCCTTTTTCCCCATCACTGCCAAAAAGGTGATAAGGGCCCAGACCATCGCCCTCGAGAACCGCCTGCCCACGGTCTATCTGGTGGACTCGGCGGGGGTTTTCCTGCCCTTGCAGGACGAAGTATTCCCCGACCAGGATGACTTTGGCCGCATTTTTTACCTCAACGCCCGCATGAGCGGGTTGGGTATCCCGCAAATTTCGGCCATTATGGGCAACTGCGTGGCCGGGGGGGCCTACCTGCCGCTCATGACCGACGTGCTGATCATGACCGAGGGCTCGGGGCTATACCTGGCCGGGCCGGCCCTGGTCAAGGCAGCCATCGGGCAGGAGGTGGACTCGGAGGCGCTGGGCGGTGCGCGTATGCACGCCGAGGTCTCCGGCACGGTGGACTTCTACGAACCCGACGACGAAGCAGCCATTGCCCGCATACGTGCCCTGGCCGCGCTGTACGCCCAGCCGACCCTGGCCCCCTGGGCCGCAGAGCGCAAAAGCGAGGTGGAGCCCTTTCACCCGCCCGAGGATCTGTACGGCCTGGTATCACCCGACGGCAGCAAGCCCTACGACGTGAACGAGGTGATCGCCCGGCTGGTGGACGGCTCGGAGTTCCACGAGTACAAGGCCGGTTACGGCCAGACCCTGGTGTGCGGGTATGCCCGGCTGGGCGGCTTCCCGGTGGGGATCGTGGCCAACCAGCGGCTGGTGATCAAAAAGCCCGGCAAGATCGAGGTGGGGGGGGTGATCTACGCCGAAGCCGCCGACAAGGCCGCCCGGTTTATCCTCGAGGTCAACCAGCGCTTCATTCCCCTGTTGTTTTTGATGGATGTGAGCGGCTTTATGGTGGGCAAGGAGTCGGAGCAGCAGGGCATCATCCGGCGCGGGGCCAAGCTGGTGAATGCGGTCTCCAACTCGGTGGTGCCCAAGATTACCCTGATTACCGGGGGTTCCTTTGGCGCGGGCAACTATGCCATGGCCGGCAAGGCCTATGCCCCCCGTTTTATCTACGCCTGGCCCTCGGCCAAGTACGCGGTGATGAGCGGCAACGCCGCGGCCAAAACCCTGATGGAAATCGAGCTTGCCAAGCTCGAGCGCGAAGGGCGCAAACCCAGCGAGGAAGACCTGGTCGAACTCTACGAGCGCATCAAGGCCCGCTACGAGGAGACCCTCGACCCCCGCTACGCCGCGGCCCGGCTCTGGGTGGACGAGGTGATCTTCCCCCACGAGACCCGCCAGCGCCTGATCCGGAGCCTCGAGGTCTGCGCCCTCAACCCGGTGCGTGAGGCCATGCAGATCGGGGTGTTTCAGGTTTAGCGGCCCCAGCTTGTGGCTAGCCGTGGTTGGTTGTTTTTTGCCTGAAAGGCTTAATCTGATCTTAATAAAACGCTGAACGTACGATGACAAATATATACTAGCCGCGGGTTCAGACCCAAAAGCAACCTACATCCCTGGAGGTTCGTAGAGATGAATCGTCTAGCTTGGATCGTGCTGTTGGTGTTGCTGGCGGCCTGCGGAAACCGTGCGACCCCCGATAACCTGGCCCCGGTGCTGGGGCTGGATAACCCCAACGTTATCCAGGGGCAGTACATAGTGGTCTATAAAGACGATGCCAACGTACTGCCCACCTTGCAAAGCCTGAAAGCCGCTCTGGAAGGGGGTGTAACCCTCCAGCGGGAGCTGGAAAGCTTGGGGCTGGCGCCCGACGCCAGGGTTGAGCAGGTTTACACCGCTGCTTTGCAGGGGCTTGCGGCCAGGCTGTCCCCTGAGAATTTGGCCGCACTGCGCCAAGACCCCAGGGTGGCCTACATCGAGGCCGACCAGGTCATGAGCATCAGCGCCACCCAGACCGGTGCGACCTGGGGCCTGGATCGCATAGACCAGCGCACCCTACCCCTCAGCGGTACCTTCACCTACAGCAACACGGGCAGCGGCGTGAACGCCTACATCATCGATACCGGTATCCGGGTGAGCCACAGCGAGTTTGGCGGTCGGGCCACGGCGGTTTTCGACGCTATTGGAGACGGCCAGAATGGCAACGACTGCAACGGCCATGGCACCCATGTGGCTGGAACGGTAGGCGGCACGGTCTACGGCGTAGCCAAAAGCGTGCGGTTGTACGCGGTGCGGGTGCTTAATTGCAGCGGCTCGGGCAGCAACTCGGGCGTAATTGCCGGGGTGGACTGGGTGCGGCAGAATGCCCGGAGGCCAGCGGTAGCCAACATGAGCCTGGGTGGGGGGGTCTCGAGCGCCCTCGATACCGCGGTTAGCAACGCCATCAATGCCGGGATTACCTTTGTGCTGGCGGCTGGGAACAGCAACCGCGATGCCTGCCAGTTCTCACCTGCGCGGGTAGCGGCGGGTATTACCGTGGGGGCCACCACCTCTAGCGACACCAGGGCCTCGTACTCCAACTACGGGAGCTGCCTGGATCTCTTTGCGCCTGGCTCCTCCATTACCTCGGCCTGGATTAGCAGCAACACCTCGATCAATACCATCAGCGGAACCTCGATGGCCGCGCCCCATGTGGCTGGGGTGGCAGCCCTTTACCTGCAAAGCAACCCCACGGCCAGCCCGGCCACCGTGCGCAACGCCATTGTGAGCAACGCGACGGTGGGCGTGGTGAGGAGCGCCGGGTCGCGTTCGCCCAACCTGCTGCTCTACAGCAACTACTGATCCCCCTGCAACCGCCCGTCCTTGCAAGGACGGGCGGTTTTTTGTGTTCTTAGTGGGGCTCGAGCTCTTCCAAGGCTTTTACGAGCTGCTCGAGGCTGCTAAGGTTGTGGATGGGTAAAAAGTCGTCTATGAAGGGCATGGCCGCCACCAGGCCGCGGGTCAGGGGCTGGTAGCCGGGGGTGCCCAGGAGCGGGTTGAGCCAGATCAGGCGGTGGCAGGACTTTTGCAGGCGCTCCATCTCGAAGGCCAGCAGTTCGGGTTCGCCCTGATCCCAGCCGTCGGAGATGACCAGCACCAGTGCGCCGCGCCCCAGCACCCGCTTGGCCCAGTTCTGGTTGAAGCTGTGCAAGCAGGCTCCAATGCGGGTGCCGCCCGACCAGTCCTTAACCTGCCGCCCTACCTCGCTTAAAGCAGCATCCACACTGCTTTTTTTGAGGGTACGGGTGATGCGGGTCAGGCGGGTGCCAAAGGTGAAGCACTCCACCTGGCGCACCCCCTGGCGGGTTTGCACCAGCGAAAAGGCGTGCAAAAAGTGCAGCAGCATCCGGGCATAGCGCTCCATAGAGCCCGAGACATCGGCCAGAGCCACGATAGGACGGGGTTTGCGCTTGCGGCTGCGCCGCTCGAGCTCAACCAGCTCGCCCTGGTGCTTTAGGGAGCGCCGGAAGCTTTTGCGCAGGTCGAGTTGCTCCTTACCGCCGGCCTTTAGGCGGCGGGTGCGCCTTTTGGGAGGGTTCCAGGCCAGGCCGTACAGCAGCCTGCGGGCGGCCTCGAGCTCGGCCTCGCTCATCTGGTCGAAGCGTTTTTGCTTGAGCACCTCGGTCTCGGAGAAGGTCAGGGCCCGATCCACCACGGGCTGGGGTTGCTTGCTGCTTTGCTCGGAGGAACGCGGTTCGCGCCCTACCTCGCCGGGCCGGGCCTTGGGGTCTTTTTTGGGCGGGAGGGGGGTCTGGTGGAGCAGCTCTGTCGGGAAGCGCTCCAGGCCCAGGTATTGCCAGAATTGGCGAAAGGCTTCGGCAAACTTAGCCCGGTCTTCCTGCCGGGTTAGCAGGGTGCTCTGGGCTGCGTAGAAAAAAGCCTCCGGGTCGAAGATGGAAATCTCCCCCAGGGCCCTGGCAAAAGTGGCGGTCTGCCCCGGTGTAACCACGATGCCCGCATGCCGCAGGCTCCGGGCAAAGGCCACCACGTGGCTGAGTAGCTGGCTGGTGGATACCGTCATAGCACGCTGGACATCTGGGCCCGGGCCAGCAGGTCGTGGGCCTGCTGTTTAGCCTTGACCACATCGTCCTGGTACTTGAGCAGCACCCCCAGGGTCTCCTCGATCACCTCGAGGGAAAGCTCGGTCTGGCCCAAAGCCAAGAGCGAGGAGGCCCAGTCCAGGGTCTCGGCCACGCCGGGGGCTTTGTAGAGATCTTGCTGGCGCAAGGCCTGAACGAAAGCCACCGCCTGCTGGGCCAGCTTTTCCGGTACGCCGGGTACTTTTTCCTGCACGATGCGGTATTCTTTCTCGAAGCTTGGGTAGTCAATCCAGTAGTACATGCAACGGCGCTTCAGGGCATCGTGAATCTCGCGGGTGCGGTTGGAGGTAATCACCACCACCGGCGGCTGTTGGGCTTTGAGGGTGCCCACCTCGGGCACGGTAATCTGCCAGTCCGAGAGGAACTCGAGCAAAAAGGCCTCAAACTCCTCGTCGGCCCGATCCAGCTCGTCAATTAGCAGCACCGGGGCTTTGCCGTTGGTGCTTTCCAGGGCCTGGAGCAAAGGCCGTTTGAGCAGGAACTCCTGGCTGAACACCTCGTGGCGCACCTTCTCCTGGTCGCGCTCGCCGCTGGCCTCCAGGAGCCGGATCTGCATCATCTGGCGGGCGTAGTCCCACTCGTACACCGCGCTGCTGATGTCCAGTCCTTCGTAGCACTGCAAACGAATTAGACGGGTGGAGAGCACCTCGGCCAGCACCTT containing:
- a CDS encoding AAA family ATPase yields the protein MFPNSVQETQKALEAHRYIADKGLSVAVFLALKLGRPLLLEGEPGVGKTEIVKVLAEVLSTRLIRLQCYEGLDISSAVYEWDYARQMMQIRLLEASGERDQEKVRHEVFSQEFLLKRPLLQALESTNGKAPVLLIDELDRADEEFEAFLLEFLSDWQITVPEVGTLKAQQPPVVVITSNRTREIHDALKRRCMYYWIDYPSFEKEYRIVQEKVPGVPEKLAQQAVAFVQALRQQDLYKAPGVAETLDWASSLLALGQTELSLEVIEETLGVLLKYQDDVVKAKQQAHDLLARAQMSSVL